A stretch of Gammaproteobacteria bacterium DNA encodes these proteins:
- a CDS encoding hexameric tyrosine-coordinated heme protein, with protein MNKSESSAWLPSLITATPQEGFALAVKLSQKGVATVQPDSSVRKALRGAYAHDPDSLIATTQVIAIHFQTVAAANNYWKEH; from the coding sequence ATGAACAAGAGCGAAAGCAGCGCCTGGCTTCCCAGCCTGATCACCGCGACGCCCCAGGAGGGATTCGCGCTGGCCGTGAAGCTCTCCCAAAAGGGGGTGGCAACCGTCCAGCCGGACAGCAGTGTTCGCAAGGCGTTGCGCGGTGCCTATGCACACGACCCGGACAGCCTGATTGCCACCACCCAGGTGATCGCCATTCACTTCCAGACCGTGGCGGCAGCCAATAATTACTGGAAGGAGCACTGA